In Helianthus annuus cultivar XRQ/B chromosome 3, HanXRQr2.0-SUNRISE, whole genome shotgun sequence, a single window of DNA contains:
- the LOC110925960 gene encoding uncharacterized protein LOC110925960 encodes MVFSAADGAVDDKDKHGVPDGEDNGAVDETDRVLNSAEGKTEHDGMRATIINMQGCTSAVVDSIVSGDGSEMAHDVDAKGKAAEEVPFAENDDNGPEPGFDERNLDGPNWSLGMTQIGAQVDVSHEIGCTSGKMEDIPRTETKPVGDVEATADLSMVIMVDPVSSYDPAIAIHKGQTGLGSCGSDMYEVEDNIPLANRVRMLAELGAQKRKLPFREKVVAEPNRSPYYIRTVDMGQPITKKETNLWDYIHADESPMHLLSGFCRRKRAMEANMREQGSSSVADVDSPIHMSVELLFRSPTHVQASRSMFKSLNVGNEVSDGIIDCWAEVLNFQEKRKSRGAYSRQFFGTKVVFPWMLTTDEGGVEARMHKFRLGIKGAVNRVDCVPDFRNEDIVFFPILEHKHFYLVVFELRDPGIYVIDNDKARQGQLIEDSVYYLHKDTAYKIKDMFVQYLREVGNPRADDIEYCNIQRMPVPWATTANTTDCGIFLMRHMECYMGKNQSFNCGFSTSGARKMAEVRKLRKRYAAHILCSEVNVLLPKIKEECRIE; translated from the exons ATGGTTTTTTCAGCTGCGGACGGGGCTGTTGATGATAAGGACAAACACGGTGTGCCGGATGGCGAAGACAATGGGGCTGTTGATGAGACTGACCGTGTTTTAAACA GTGCAGAAGGTAAGACGGAGCATGATGGGATGCGTGCGACTATTATAAACATGCAAGGGTGCACTAGCGCGGTGGTTGATTCAATAGTTTCGGGCGACGGGAGTGAGATGGCACATGATGTCGATGCAAAAGGGAAAGCGGCTGAAGAGGTCCCTTTTGCAGAGAATGACG ACAATGGGCCTGAGCCCGGTTTTGATGAACGAAATTTAGATGGCCCGAATTGGAGCCTTGGGATGACACAAATTGGGGCTCAAGTGGACGTGTCACACGAAATTG GTTGCACAAGTGGGAAGATGGAGGACATCCCCCGGACAGAAACCAAACCTGTTG GCGATGTGGAGGCTACCGCAGACTTGAGCATGGTTATAATGGTAGACCCAGTTAGCTCCTATGACCCGGCCATTGCAATCCACAAGGGTCAAACTGGGCTGGGATCTTGTGGTAGTGATATGTATGAGGTGGAGGACAATATTCCGCTTGCTAACCGTGTGCGCATGTTGGCTGAGTTGGGGGCACAAAAAAGGAAACTCCCCTTCCGAGAGAAGGTGGTAGCGGAGCCAAACAGATCACCTTACTATATAAGGACTGTTGACATGGGCCAACCAATTACAAAGAAGGAGACAAATCTGTGGGACTACATACACGCCGATGAAAGCCCAATGCACCTTTTAAGTGGATTTTGTCGTAGGAAGCGGGCAATGGAGGCAAACAT GAGGGAACAGGGTTCTTCGTCAGTGGCTGATGTAGATAGTCCGATACATATGTCTGT GGAGTTGCTGTTCAGAAGCCCTACCCACGTACAAGCATCTCGGTCTATGTTCAAGAGTTTAAATGTTGGCAATGAGGTCTCGGATGGCATTATTGACTGTTGGGCGGAGGTGCTGAACTTCCAGGAGAAAAGAAAATCACGGGGGGCTTACAGTAGACAATTTTTTGGGACTAAAGTTGTG TTTCCATGGATGCTGACAACTGACGAAGGCGGGGTAGAGGCGCGGATGCACAAGTTTCGGCTTGGGATAAAGGGTGCGGTCAACAGAGTTGATTGCGTTCCTGATTTCCGAAATGAAGACATTGTTTTCTTCCCTATATTGGAGCACAAACACTTTTACTTGGTAGTGTTTGAGTTACGCGACCCCGGGATTTATGTCATTGATAATGACAAAGCCCGTCAAGGTCAGTTGATAGAAGACAGCGTCTACTACCTACACAAGGACACAGCGTATAAGATT AAAGATATGTTTGTGCAATATCTGCGGGAGGTTGGGAATCCACGAGCCGATGACATAGAGTACTGCAACATCCAGCGTATGCCGGTTCCTTGGGCAACAACCGCAAACACAACTGATTGTGGGATCTTCTTGATGCGGCACATGGAGTGCTATATGGGGAAAAACCAAAGTTTTAACTGTGGGTTCAGCACGAGTGGGGCGAGGAAGATGGCGGAGGTGAGAAAGTTGAGAAAGAGGTATGCGGCGCACATATTATGTTCGGAGGTGAATGTGCTGCTGCCAAAAATCAAGGAAGAATGCCGAATAGAGTAA
- the LOC110923882 gene encoding protein FAR1-RELATED SEQUENCE 5-like: METNPPNSELMSPVRSFPNMFFCSDFQNDEEFNASASAYTYMHVDCSRSPEDPVRSPDVLVSNNFMKNAVIDDQDMDIDEASQDSQMEAMTVAVSGSSHGPSMFEESPRGQLDGPSNPYFVFDTPQGTRYWIPNVADKFIPVCGKTYPTFQDVLSMYELYALEAGFSVKKGQTKVWNGIPTHKYLRCSKYGKPQPKRTFDTLDESSVKHRRTTFSWCDCKASILVSISNDSYTVLTFNDIHNHELVESYNRDLSKISRKLSFSTKQFIHNMSLNRIGPMRSYRCLVALKGGHHNVNGTPVDFKNFSHQLRIFIGERDAQVFLERLRERYDNLPNFFFDYTVSNGKLSSVFWADEISKLNYKAFGDVLAFDATYSTNRYKMVFVPFTGVDHHFQCVTFGAGLISTESIESYVWLLKAFLKAHGTQPTLVLSDQDPSMLQAVPMVFTESRHRLCMWHIMKKLPSKISADVLDNTDLRSCIHRLVWNVYIKPETFESRWNDLLQTFGLQEHSWLNDMYNMRHLWVPAYFRELPMCCLMKTTSRCESSNAAFKVNSTSANTLVQFMMCFENRVDSQRYRQRVSEFKTSSTMFSGNTELAIEQHAFAIYTNAVFAQVQKEIIKGKFLCYITNQSETSDSSLLIDVTHLDKRNNITNVYQVTYNNVDQSANCSCRNFTRIGYLCRHVFCVYRLKNVERIPPQYINDRWRRDALPKHVFSISSRYGVNPHAPSIMRNEILDLVTECVDVARTDEDALAKLVDQLRDFKINVLSRQPLATTENESNEAQMEEIVGQPINIPVEVANPEVARNKGCGTHTRISGPGEKAKAKPPKRPKQLRLCKRCGLYVDDHDSRNCLKVAAMKAAKAAAEQLRQTATGD; the protein is encoded by the exons atggagacaaatccaccaaACTCTGAATTAATGTCGCCGGTCCGTAGTTTCCCAAACATGTTCTTTTGCAGTGACTTCCAAAACGATGAAGAATTTAATGCTTCAG CATCTGCATATACTTATATGCATGTTGATTGTTCCCGGTCGCCGGAAGACCCTGTTAGATCCCCTGATGTTTTGGTATCCAACAATTTTATGAAAAACGCGGTTATTGATGACCAGGATATGGATATTGATGAAG CATCCCAAGATTCCCAGATGGAAGCCATGACTGTAGCTGTTTCTGGATCATCTCATGGTCCTTCTATGTTTGAGGAATCACCACGCGGCCAGTTAGACG GTCCTTCGAACCCATACTTTGTTTTTGATACCCCTCAGGGAACCCGCTACTGGATTCCTAATGTTGCTGATAAGTTCATACCGGTGTGTGGCAAAACATATCCAACCTTTCAGGATGTTCTTTCCATGTATGAACTCTATGCGCTCGAAGCagggttttctgtaaaaaaagGTCAAACTAAAGTCTGGAATGGAATTCCCACACACAAGTATCTCAGATGCTCAAAATATGGGAAACCCCAACCAAAGCGGACTTTTGACACCCTAGATGAATCTTCTGTTAAGCACCGGAGGACCACCTTCTCATGGTGTGACTGTAAGGCAAGCATACTAGTATCGATATCGAACGATTCATACACAGTCCTAACTTTCAATGATATTCATAATCATGAACTTGTTGAGAGTTACAACCGTGATCTTAGTAAGATATCACGGAAACTGTCATTCTCCACGAAACAATTCATTCATAACATGAGTCTAAACCGCATTGGACCAATGAGGTCTTATAGATGCCTTGTAGCTTTAAAAGGAGGGCATCACAATGTCAATGGGACACCGGTCGATTTTAAAAACTTTAGCCACCAGCTGCGAATTTTTATTGGTGAACGCGACGCACAAGTTTTCCTAGAACGCTTGCGTGAGCGTTATGACAACCTACCCAACTTCTTTTTTGATTACACCGTATCAAATGGAAAGTTGTCCTCTGTATTCTGGGCTGATGAGATTTCAAAGCTTAACTACAAAGCTTTTGGCGATGTCCTAGCGTTTGATGCAACTTACAGCACAAACAG GTACAAGATGGTTTTTGTGCCATTCACGGGTGTGGATCATCATTTCCAATGTGTTACATTTGGAGCTGGTTTGATATCAACTGAGTCAATTGAATCTTACGTGTGGTTGCTTAAGGCTTTCTTGAAGGCACACGGTACTCAACCAACTCTCGTGCTGAGTGATCAAGACCCATCCATGCTACAAGCTGTTCCTATGGTCTTTACAGAATCACGTCACCGTCTATGCATGTGGCATATAATGAAAAAACTACCATCCAAG ATCTCAGCCGACGTGCTCGATAACACTGATCTTCGGTCCTGCATTCATCGGTTGGTTTGGAATGTTTATATCAAACCTGAAACGTTTGAGTCCCGCTGGAATGACCTCCTACAAACATTTGGGCTTCAAGAGCACAGCTGGTTAAACGACATGTACAACATGAGACATCTCTGGGTTCCAGCCTACTTTAGAGAACTGCCCATGtgttgcttgatgaagaccaCCTCCCGATGCGAAAGCTCTAATGCGGCCTTCAAGGTTAACTCAACAAGCGCAAACACGCTTGTACAATTTATGATGTGCTTTGAAAATAGGGTAGACAGCCAACGATATCGTCAACGTGTTTCGGAGTTCAAAACCTCTTCTACCATGTTCTCTGGCAATACTGAGTTAGCGATAGAGCAACACGCGTTCGCCATTTACACAAACGCTGTTTTCGCCCAAGTGCAAAAAGAAATAATTAAAGGTAAGTTTTTATGCTACATCACAAACCAAAGCGAGACGAGCGATTCCAGTCTTCTGATAGACGTCACTCATTTGGATAAAAGGAACAACATCACAAATGTCTATCag GTTACGTACAACAATGTCGATCAATCGGCCAATTGCTCATGCAGGAATTTCACACGTATCGGGTATCTGTGTCGCCATGTCTTTTGTGTCTATCGCTTGAAAAATGTTGAAAGGATTCCACCACAATACATAAACGACAGGTGGCGCCGAGATGCCCTCCCCAAACATGTTTTTTCAATTTCCAGTCGATACGGAGTCAACCCACACGCACCGTCCATTATGCGGAATGAAATCCTCGACCTCGTTACTGAATGCGTAGATGTTGCTAGAACCGATGAGGACGCGTTGGCAAAACTGGTTGACCAACTCAGGGATTTCAAGATCAATGTTCTTTCCAGGCAACCGTTGGCAACaactgaaaatgaatcaaatgagGCTCAAATGGAAGAAATAGTTGGGCAACCAATCAACATTCCAGTCGAAGTTGCTAATCCAGAAGTTGCACGCAATAAAGGATGTGGTACTCATACTCGCATTTCTGGGCCCGGTGAGAAGGCCAAAGCAAAACCACCAAAACGTCCAAAGCAGCTTCGCTTATGCAAGCGTTGTGGTCTGTATGTCGACGACCACGACTCACGCAACTGCCTTAAGGTGGCTGCAATGAAAGCAGCAAAGGCAGCTGCTGAACAACTAAGGCAGACTGCCACTGGCGACTGA
- the LOC110923881 gene encoding LRR receptor-like serine/threonine-protein kinase IOS1, whose translation MNTDLTINAELFTPRNQQFTFSELKSITNNFKTIIGRGGFGTVYYGYNGNDPVAVKMLTESSSQGYKEFQAEVKLLMDVRRKNITSLVGYCNDNNQKGIIYEYMANGSLEMHLFDGSPNVLSWETRLQIACDAAEGLVYLHHGCKPPIVHRDVKPSNILLNQVFQAKLADFGMSKAFATEDATHVSTVVVGTRGYLDPEYYLTNWLTEKSDVYSFGVVLLELITSRQATSEDINMIERVKSMVAQGNVNNLVDPRLEGRFNINTAWKVVELAIACVSHTSIRRPTMNNVAMELKNCLQVEKACDGKPNNQSGYLSFNVESMISPKAR comes from the exons ATGAATACAGATTTGACCATAAATGCTGAGCTGTTTACACCTAGAAATCAACAGTTCACATTTTCTGAGCTGAAGAGTATTACTAACAACTTCAAGACAATTATTGGGAGAGGAGGGTTTGGAACAGTGTACTATGGGTATAATGGTAATGACCCGGTTGCTGTAAAGATGCTTACTGAATCATCAAGTCAAGGCTATAAGGAATTTCAGGCAGAG GTCAAGCTTCTAATGGATGTCCGTCGTAAAAACATAACCTCACTAGTTGGATACTGCAATGACAACAACCAAAAGGGGATTATCTACGAGTACATGGCTAATGGGAGCTTAGAAATGCATCTATTTG ATGGAAGTCCAAATGTCTTGAGCTGGGAAACAAGGTTACAAATTGCATGTGATGCAGCAGAAG GGCTAGTGTACCTGCATCATGGTTGCAAGCCACCGATCGTCCATAGAGATGTGAAACCTTCAAACATACTATTGAATCAAGTTTTCCAAGCAAAACTAGCAGATTTTGGGATGTCCAAGGCTTTTGCAACTGAAGATGCCACCCATGTATCAACAGTAGTTGTCGGTACTCGTGGATACCTTGACCCTGA GTATTACTTAACTAACTGGTTGACCGAGAAAAGCGACGTGTATAGTTTTGGAGTAGTACTCTTGGAGTTGATTACAAGCCGACAAGCGACATCTGAAGACATAAACATGATTGAACGGGTTAAGTCAATGGTTGCACAAGGAAATGTTAATAATTTAGTTGACCCTAGGTTAGAGGGGAGGTTTAACATCAATACAGCCTGGAAGGTAGTAGAATTGGCAATTGCCTGTGTTTCTCACACATCCATCAGAAGGCCCACCATGAACAATGTGGCTATGGAGCTCAAGAACTGTTTGCAAGTAGAGAAAGCTTGTGATGGTAAACCAAATAATCAAAGTGGATACTTATCCTTTAATGTGGAATCTATGATCAGTCCAAAGGCAAGATAG